In a single window of the Nicotiana tomentosiformis chromosome 8, ASM39032v3, whole genome shotgun sequence genome:
- the LOC104103027 gene encoding protein MAIN-LIKE 2-like: MAMIERWRLDTHTFHLPIGEATITLEDVEVLFGLLVDGLPVACPHDLRDYRGLHYLHMLQQLTGFQPAEEIALSGVSHLQLTSIRQHLAAMDAEITDDSPPEDIDRHTRLLLILMFGGVLLPNTSENLVILIFLHHLERLDDFPGYSWGAAVLGYLYRQMCQACMGT, encoded by the coding sequence ATggctatgatagagcggtggAGACTGGATACACACACATTTCATCTACCCATCGGCGAGGCTACCATCACGCTTGAGGACGTGGAGGTTCTTTTCGGGCTGTTGGTTGATGGATTACCTGTAGCTTGCCCGCATGATCTTAGAGACTATAGGGGATTGCATTATCTGCATATGTTGCAGCAGCTCACTGGTTTCCAGCCAGCGGAGGAGATTGCATTGAGTGGGGTCAGTCATTTGCAGCTGACGTCCATCCGGCAGCATCTGGCGGCGATGGATGCGGAGATTACAGATGATTCACCGCCGGAGGATATCGATCGGCACACGAGATTATTGCTGATACTGATGTTTGGTGGTGTACTGTTACCGAACACTTCGGAAAACCTAGTCATTTTGATATTTCTACATCATCTGGAGCGACTAGATGATTTTCCTGGTTACAGTTGGGGTGCAGCTGTTCTAGGTTACCTATATAGGCAGATGTGTCAGGCGTGCATGGGCACCTAG